In Amycolatopsis coloradensis, one genomic interval encodes:
- a CDS encoding carboxymuconolactone decarboxylase family protein, whose amino-acid sequence MTTVHIPERMDFSRVAPRVFKAVLALDAAARAGLDPVLLELVQIRASQLNRCAYCIDYHTSDARKAGETEERVNQLNAWEESSLYTAKERAALALTEAVTLLPQGVSDAVYDQAALHFEDAELAQLIALIFTVNAWNRMNVTTRKTPGTE is encoded by the coding sequence ATGACCACAGTGCACATTCCCGAGCGGATGGATTTCTCCCGCGTCGCCCCGCGAGTCTTCAAAGCCGTGCTGGCCCTGGACGCCGCGGCCCGCGCCGGTCTGGATCCGGTCCTCCTCGAACTCGTGCAGATCCGCGCGTCCCAGCTCAACAGGTGCGCGTACTGCATCGACTACCACACCAGCGACGCGCGCAAGGCGGGCGAAACCGAAGAGCGCGTCAACCAGCTGAACGCGTGGGAAGAGTCAAGCCTCTACACCGCGAAGGAGCGGGCGGCGCTCGCTCTCACCGAAGCCGTGACCCTGCTGCCACAAGGGGTTTCGGACGCGGTGTACGACCAGGCGGCTCTGCACTTCGAGGACGCGGAGCTCGCCCAGCTCATCGCGCTGATCTTCACGGTCAACGCCTGGAACCGGATGAACGTGACCACTCGCAAGACGCCAGGCACCGAATAA
- a CDS encoding ABC transporter permease subunit, whose amino-acid sequence MLQGALAGLAAGGLYAVLAVCLTLMSRLVRVVNFAQSATGMFGCYVAVFLSVHAGLPTWLATVVGIVLGGLLSALLGWIVSTWLAEADTGTRSAVTVAVLLLLISLSFILFGNKPQPFHPILDGPAVTVGGVVISQVTVVTVALAVLVAVASRIVLSRTPAGVRLRALSERPTTAELLGIPAKRLSVAVWAVTGVVSTLVISIVAPSQSNDATSLAMLVVPAAAAALLGGFRRLDLAVAGGLGLGLIQGAAAQVDGLSVVRYFLPFAVIVALLLWSQRKEVWDAAR is encoded by the coding sequence ATGCTGCAGGGAGCGCTGGCAGGCTTGGCCGCCGGCGGACTGTACGCGGTGTTGGCGGTGTGCCTGACGCTGATGTCGCGCCTGGTACGGGTGGTGAACTTCGCCCAGTCGGCCACCGGGATGTTCGGCTGCTACGTGGCGGTGTTCCTGTCCGTCCACGCGGGACTGCCGACGTGGCTGGCCACGGTGGTAGGAATCGTGCTCGGCGGGCTGCTGAGCGCGCTGCTCGGCTGGATCGTGTCCACCTGGCTCGCCGAGGCGGACACCGGCACCCGATCGGCGGTCACCGTGGCGGTGCTGCTCCTGCTGATCTCGTTGTCGTTCATCCTGTTCGGCAACAAGCCACAGCCGTTCCACCCGATCCTGGACGGTCCGGCGGTCACCGTCGGCGGCGTGGTGATCAGCCAAGTCACCGTGGTCACGGTCGCGCTGGCCGTCCTCGTGGCGGTGGCCAGCCGGATCGTGCTGAGCCGGACCCCGGCGGGGGTCCGGCTCAGGGCGCTGTCCGAACGCCCGACCACGGCGGAGCTGCTGGGCATCCCGGCGAAACGGCTCAGTGTCGCGGTGTGGGCGGTCACCGGGGTGGTCAGCACGCTGGTGATCTCGATCGTGGCGCCGTCGCAGTCCAACGACGCGACGTCGCTGGCGATGCTCGTGGTCCCCGCGGCCGCGGCCGCCCTGCTCGGCGGATTCCGCCGTCTCGACCTCGCGGTCGCGGGCGGGCTGGGCCTCGGCCTGATCCAGGGCGCGGCCGCGCAGGTCGACGGCCTTTCGGTGGTGCGGTATTTCCTGCCGTTCGCGGTCATCGTCGCGCTGCTGCTCTGGTCGCAGCGCAAGGAGGTGTGGGATGCGGCTCGCTGA
- a CDS encoding cytochrome P450, translated as MFALKTAPARTFRHKAEAIAKPVTRWGIGHAIPRVALRAAARRGDLQGRLSVEASGGADLSGLFDEIRSHGAIATTRVGHVSTRHSACKEVLTSDAFKTVRFVPDNPLLNKLVAWSASGLIHPIEPPSLLASEPPDHTRYRKLVTRVFTARAVEQLRERTQAITDELLDGLDPANPVDLIEHYCGLLPVTVISQILGVPPEERDKVLALGGAAAPSLDLGLPWRTFRTVEATLAEFDSWLTVHLEKLRKNPGDNLLSKLIAAREDGVGLTERELKATAGLVLAAGFETTVNLLGNGIALLTRHPGELAKLRADPDLWSNAVDEILRYDPPVLLTGRLSARDTEIGGARIERGAIVTTVLAGANRDPEIFDDPATFDVERANARDHVSFGAGRHYCLGASLARMEGEIGLRSIFERFPDLRLLDGARRRETRILRGFETLPAALA; from the coding sequence ATGTTCGCACTCAAGACCGCTCCCGCACGGACCTTCCGGCACAAGGCGGAGGCGATCGCCAAACCGGTCACCCGCTGGGGCATCGGTCACGCCATCCCCCGGGTCGCCCTGCGGGCCGCGGCACGCCGGGGCGACCTCCAGGGCAGGCTGTCCGTCGAGGCGAGCGGCGGAGCGGATCTGAGCGGGCTGTTCGACGAGATCCGCTCGCACGGCGCCATCGCCACCACCCGGGTCGGCCATGTCAGCACCCGGCATTCGGCGTGCAAAGAGGTGCTGACCAGCGACGCGTTCAAGACCGTGCGGTTCGTCCCGGACAACCCGCTGCTCAACAAGCTGGTCGCGTGGTCGGCGTCCGGCCTCATCCATCCGATCGAGCCGCCGTCGCTGCTCGCCAGCGAACCGCCCGACCACACGCGCTACCGGAAGCTGGTCACCCGCGTCTTCACCGCCCGCGCGGTCGAGCAGCTGCGCGAGCGCACCCAGGCGATCACCGACGAACTGCTCGACGGCCTCGACCCGGCGAACCCCGTCGATCTCATCGAGCACTACTGCGGGCTCTTGCCGGTCACCGTGATCAGCCAGATCCTCGGCGTCCCCCCGGAGGAACGCGACAAGGTGCTCGCACTGGGCGGCGCAGCGGCCCCGAGCCTCGACCTCGGCCTGCCGTGGCGAACCTTCCGCACGGTGGAGGCGACGCTGGCCGAGTTCGACTCATGGCTCACCGTGCATCTGGAGAAACTGCGGAAGAACCCCGGCGACAACCTGCTCAGCAAGCTGATCGCCGCGCGCGAGGACGGGGTGGGCCTGACCGAGCGGGAACTCAAGGCCACCGCCGGATTGGTCCTGGCGGCCGGCTTCGAAACGACCGTCAACCTCCTCGGCAACGGCATCGCCCTGCTCACCCGGCACCCGGGCGAACTCGCGAAACTGCGGGCGGATCCGGACCTGTGGAGCAACGCCGTCGACGAGATCCTCCGCTACGACCCGCCGGTTCTGCTGACCGGCAGGCTGTCCGCGCGGGACACCGAGATCGGCGGTGCCCGCATCGAGCGCGGCGCGATAGTCACCACCGTGCTCGCGGGCGCCAACCGGGACCCGGAGATCTTCGACGACCCCGCCACCTTCGACGTCGAGCGGGCGAACGCGCGGGATCACGTGTCGTTCGGCGCGGGGCGGCACTACTGTCTCGGCGCTTCGCTGGCGAGGATGGAAGGCGAGATCGGGCTGCGGTCGATCTTCGAGCGCTTCCCGGACCTGCGGCTGCTCGACGGTGCGCGACGGCGGGAGACCCGGATCCTGCGCGGCTTCGAAACGCTCCCCGCCGCGCTCGCGTAA
- a CDS encoding MFS transporter, producing the protein MTAAETLPRSHSPVKGWLAVLAVTLGIFALMTSELLPVGLLTPIGSAMDISPGTAGLMVTVPGLVAAISAPLVTVAIGRTDRRLVLAVLVGLVGAANLASAFATGFAVVLVARFLIGVSVGGFWALAGAIALRLVPKHHVARATAVIFGGVETASVLGVPAGTLIGDLGGWRTAFAAVGILGLISLACMIFLMPKVEPDQTITFADLPRVFRSHAAVRAGIAMTFLVITGHFVAYTFVRPILQEDGVADGMIGVVLLIFGAAGVCGNFLAGALIDRYLRQTVCGIGVVLATAMAVFAVTDNNTFSAAAILVLWALGYGAVPVTFQTWILAAAPDATEAASSLYVSAFNLSIALGALFGGLAVDAIATVSVLWIGGALVLLAVPVVGRRRG; encoded by the coding sequence GTGACCGCCGCCGAAACCCTGCCCAGGAGCCACTCACCGGTCAAGGGCTGGCTCGCCGTCCTGGCCGTGACACTGGGCATCTTCGCCCTGATGACCTCCGAACTGCTGCCCGTCGGCCTGCTCACGCCGATCGGCTCGGCAATGGACATCTCCCCGGGAACGGCGGGCCTGATGGTCACCGTGCCCGGTCTGGTCGCCGCGATTTCGGCGCCACTGGTGACCGTGGCCATCGGCAGGACCGATCGGCGGCTGGTGCTGGCGGTGCTGGTCGGTCTCGTGGGCGCGGCCAACCTGGCTTCCGCGTTCGCCACCGGTTTCGCCGTCGTTCTCGTCGCCCGCTTCCTGATCGGGGTCAGCGTCGGCGGTTTCTGGGCCCTCGCCGGCGCTATCGCGCTGCGCCTGGTGCCGAAACACCACGTCGCGCGCGCCACCGCCGTCATCTTCGGCGGTGTCGAGACGGCGTCCGTGCTGGGCGTGCCCGCCGGTACCCTGATCGGCGACCTCGGCGGCTGGCGGACGGCCTTCGCGGCCGTGGGCATCCTCGGCCTGATTTCCTTGGCCTGCATGATCTTCCTGATGCCGAAGGTGGAGCCGGACCAGACGATCACCTTCGCGGATCTGCCGCGCGTGTTCCGTTCGCACGCCGCGGTCCGCGCGGGTATCGCGATGACCTTCCTGGTCATCACCGGTCACTTCGTCGCCTACACCTTCGTGCGGCCGATCCTTCAGGAAGACGGCGTCGCGGACGGCATGATCGGTGTGGTGCTGCTGATCTTCGGGGCCGCGGGCGTCTGCGGGAACTTCCTCGCGGGCGCGCTGATCGACCGGTACCTGCGGCAGACCGTGTGCGGGATCGGCGTGGTTCTCGCGACGGCCATGGCCGTGTTCGCCGTGACCGACAACAACACCTTCTCGGCCGCCGCGATCCTCGTCCTCTGGGCGCTGGGCTACGGCGCCGTCCCCGTCACTTTCCAGACCTGGATCCTCGCCGCCGCGCCGGATGCGACCGAGGCGGCTTCCTCGCTGTACGTGTCGGCGTTCAACCTGTCCATCGCCCTCGGCGCGCTCTTCGGTGGCTTGGCCGTCGACGCCATCGCCACCGTCAGTGTGCTGTGGATCGGCGGAGCACTGGTGCTGCTGGCGGTCCCGGTGGTGGGGCGGCGGAGAGGGTGA
- a CDS encoding helix-turn-helix domain-containing protein gives MTTATADPTTTTVARDFTDFRTVVSQSFVPLHVTSEHRDHFRGRIRSCGADDVQLTEVTASAHVVERTPELIARADRHYYKLSLILSGTGLLVQDDREAMLRPGDVALYDTHRPYTLAFEEDFRTLVVMFPQRLIDLPRDLVGQLTAVPMSGKRGMGNVVVPFLAQLGSNLDQLGGPAGVRLAHTAVDLLATLFASELDLARATAGPHHELMRRVLAYIDSNLSSTDLGPAQIAAEHYISTRHLHGLFHEQGTTVSGWIRTRRLEHCRRELLDPVHLSRPVAAIAAKWGFVDAPHFSRVFKTEFGCSPSELRRGLTVSDRLLPPSA, from the coding sequence GTGACCACCGCCACCGCCGACCCGACCACCACCACGGTCGCGCGAGATTTCACCGATTTCCGCACGGTGGTGTCGCAGTCCTTCGTGCCGCTGCACGTGACGAGCGAGCACCGGGACCACTTCCGCGGTCGCATCCGCTCGTGCGGCGCGGACGACGTCCAGCTGACCGAGGTGACCGCGTCGGCGCACGTGGTCGAACGGACGCCCGAGCTCATCGCCAGGGCGGACAGGCACTACTACAAGCTGAGCCTGATCCTGTCCGGCACCGGGCTCCTGGTCCAGGACGACCGCGAGGCGATGCTGCGCCCCGGGGACGTGGCGTTGTACGACACGCACCGGCCGTACACCTTGGCGTTCGAGGAGGATTTCCGCACGCTCGTGGTGATGTTCCCGCAGCGGCTCATCGATCTCCCCCGCGACCTGGTCGGCCAGCTGACCGCGGTACCCATGTCGGGCAAGCGGGGCATGGGCAACGTGGTGGTGCCCTTCCTCGCGCAACTCGGCAGCAACCTCGACCAGCTCGGCGGGCCGGCGGGCGTCCGGCTCGCGCATACGGCGGTCGATCTGCTCGCCACGCTGTTCGCCAGCGAACTGGACCTCGCCCGCGCGACCGCCGGGCCGCACCACGAGCTGATGCGCCGCGTACTCGCCTACATCGACTCGAACCTCTCCTCCACCGACCTCGGCCCGGCGCAGATCGCGGCCGAGCACTACATCTCCACCCGGCATCTGCACGGCCTCTTCCACGAACAGGGCACGACCGTCTCGGGCTGGATCCGCACCCGGCGGCTCGAACACTGCCGCCGCGAATTGCTCGACCCGGTGCACCTTTCCCGGCCCGTCGCGGCCATCGCGGCGAAGTGGGGTTTCGTCGACGCGCCGCATTTCAGCCGGGTGTTCAAGACGGAATTCGGCTGCTCGCCGAGCGAACTGCGCCGCGGCTTGACCGTGAGCGACCGGTTGTTGCCGCCCAGCGCGTGA
- a CDS encoding nuclear transport factor 2 family protein, which yields MSNLDIIAAHYAASDRGDLAGMLAPLGPGTTWTEAAGFPYAGTYTGPGEVRDNVFGAIAREWDGYTFTLGDLFDAGDAVIGIGTYEGKHRGTGRSFTARVAHVWKFADGKVTSFEQIVDSVPVVNAMENR from the coding sequence GTGTCCAATCTAGACATCATCGCCGCGCACTACGCCGCGAGCGACCGGGGCGATCTGGCGGGCATGCTGGCCCCGCTCGGTCCCGGGACCACTTGGACGGAGGCGGCCGGTTTCCCCTACGCCGGCACCTACACCGGCCCCGGAGAAGTACGGGACAACGTCTTCGGCGCGATCGCGAGGGAGTGGGACGGCTACACCTTCACCCTCGGCGACCTTTTCGACGCCGGTGACGCGGTGATCGGCATCGGGACCTACGAGGGCAAGCACCGCGGGACCGGTCGCTCGTTCACCGCCCGCGTCGCGCACGTGTGGAAGTTCGCCGACGGCAAGGTCACTTCGTTCGAGCAGATCGTCGACTCGGTCCCCGTCGTGAACGCCATGGAGAACCGGTGA
- a CDS encoding ABC transporter substrate-binding protein: MKPARRLVALAAVVLLATAGCAGSESGSSGPIVVGSVNALSGAATFPEASQAAKAVFDAANASGGVNGRQIQYKALDDKGDPAAAAAAAREVVGRDEAVALVGSSSLIECEINNKYYEQQKILSMQGIGVDPACFSSPNIAPVNVGPYHDMTLTLLYGSETLKLNDICALLEIAGNTLPSYQAAIDEWSAITGKKLRYLDATVPYGGSDYTSYIVKARNAGCKAITVNPVEPDSIGQLKAAAAQGWNDVTWLLLTSVYSENYAKAITNAGAGVYVPAEFYPFTDTTSPQNKDWRELMTKNNIPLTSFSQGGYLAAKYFLDVIRGIQGDITRESVTKALREMKPITDPMVGTPYVFGPGQTHHDNTAGWPIKLTSGTNKWELAADDWLRIPKK; this comes from the coding sequence GTGAAACCCGCGCGGCGCCTCGTCGCCCTCGCCGCCGTGGTCCTGCTCGCCACAGCAGGCTGCGCCGGCTCCGAAAGCGGTTCGAGCGGGCCGATCGTGGTCGGTTCGGTCAACGCGCTGAGCGGCGCGGCCACGTTCCCCGAGGCCTCCCAGGCGGCCAAGGCGGTCTTCGACGCGGCCAACGCGAGCGGCGGCGTGAACGGCAGACAGATCCAGTACAAGGCCCTCGACGACAAGGGTGACCCGGCAGCAGCCGCCGCCGCGGCCCGCGAGGTCGTCGGCCGGGACGAGGCGGTGGCGCTCGTCGGTTCGTCCAGCCTCATCGAGTGCGAGATCAACAACAAGTACTACGAACAGCAGAAGATCCTGTCCATGCAGGGTATCGGCGTGGACCCGGCCTGTTTCTCCAGCCCGAACATCGCCCCGGTCAACGTCGGCCCGTACCACGACATGACGCTGACCCTGCTCTACGGCTCGGAAACCCTGAAGCTGAACGACATCTGCGCGCTGCTGGAGATCGCGGGCAACACGCTGCCGTCGTACCAGGCGGCGATCGACGAGTGGTCGGCCATCACCGGCAAGAAGCTCAGGTACCTCGACGCGACCGTGCCCTACGGCGGTTCCGACTACACCTCCTACATCGTCAAGGCGCGCAACGCAGGGTGCAAGGCGATCACGGTGAACCCGGTCGAGCCGGATTCCATCGGGCAACTCAAGGCCGCCGCGGCGCAGGGCTGGAACGACGTCACGTGGCTGCTGCTCACCAGCGTCTACAGCGAGAACTACGCCAAGGCCATCACCAACGCCGGCGCCGGGGTGTACGTGCCCGCCGAGTTCTACCCGTTCACCGACACGACCAGCCCGCAGAACAAGGACTGGCGCGAGCTGATGACCAAGAACAACATCCCGCTGACCTCGTTCAGCCAGGGCGGTTACCTGGCGGCGAAGTACTTCCTCGACGTCATCCGCGGGATCCAAGGTGACATCACCCGCGAATCGGTGACCAAGGCACTGCGCGAGATGAAGCCGATCACCGACCCGATGGTCGGTACACCGTACGTCTTCGGCCCCGGCCAGACACACCACGACAACACCGCGGGCTGGCCGATCAAGCTCACCTCCGGCACCAACAAATGGGAACTCGCCGCCGACGACTGGCTGCGGATTCCCAAGAAGTAA
- a CDS encoding PLP-dependent aminotransferase family protein: MGQFPSARGVMMDRGSDLHLELAGSGSVRFRLMRALREAIRSDRLAPGTRLPPYRALAADLGIARNTVADAYAELAEEGWLITRQGSGTRVAHRATPLEPGRSRGPARPASRRVVHDLMPSSPDASAFPRSAWAASARRALATAPNEAFGAGDPRGRPELRAALVEYLARTRGVRTEPDRLVVCSGFAHGLTLLRRVLRGPVAVESYGLEFHRSLLEEAGLKTVPLTVDAHGARVEELDGTGADAVLLTPAHQYPMGGALRPERRAAVIDWARATGGLLLEDDYDGEFRYDREPVGAVQGLDPDHVVYFGSASKSLSPALRLGWLAVPGWLADEVVAAKGPREIWSGVVDQLTLADFITCGAYDRHLRRMRKVYRHRRDLLTTTLAERAPHITVSGIAAGLHAVLELPAGTEEAALRAARRQGLALDGLAAYPHPDSAMPRREGLVIGYGTPSEHAFGAALDALCLTLPDR, translated from the coding sequence ATGGGTCAATTCCCGTCGGCTCGCGGCGTCATGATGGACCGGGGCAGCGATCTGCATCTGGAGCTCGCCGGCAGCGGGAGCGTGCGGTTCCGGCTGATGCGGGCCTTGCGTGAAGCGATCCGGTCCGACCGGCTCGCGCCCGGCACCCGACTGCCGCCCTATCGCGCCCTCGCCGCCGACCTGGGCATCGCCCGCAACACCGTCGCCGACGCGTACGCGGAGCTGGCGGAAGAAGGCTGGCTCATCACCCGCCAAGGGTCGGGCACGCGCGTCGCGCATCGCGCCACGCCGCTGGAACCCGGCCGCTCACGGGGACCGGCGCGCCCGGCCTCACGGCGCGTCGTCCACGACCTGATGCCCAGTTCCCCGGACGCCTCCGCCTTCCCACGCTCGGCCTGGGCGGCTTCGGCCCGGCGGGCGCTCGCGACCGCTCCCAACGAGGCCTTCGGCGCCGGTGATCCTCGCGGCAGGCCGGAGTTGCGCGCGGCTCTGGTGGAGTATCTGGCGCGGACCAGAGGGGTACGCACGGAACCGGACCGGCTCGTGGTCTGCTCCGGATTCGCGCACGGGCTGACCCTGCTGCGCCGGGTCCTGCGCGGCCCTGTCGCCGTGGAGTCCTACGGACTCGAGTTCCACCGCTCGCTGCTCGAAGAGGCCGGGCTGAAAACGGTGCCGTTGACGGTGGACGCCCACGGAGCACGCGTCGAGGAACTCGACGGCACCGGCGCGGACGCCGTCCTGCTGACACCCGCCCACCAGTACCCGATGGGAGGCGCTCTGCGTCCGGAGCGCCGGGCCGCGGTCATCGACTGGGCGCGCGCGACCGGCGGCCTGCTCCTCGAAGACGATTACGACGGCGAGTTCCGCTACGACCGCGAGCCGGTCGGCGCCGTACAAGGTCTCGACCCCGATCACGTCGTCTATTTCGGTTCGGCGAGCAAGAGCCTCTCCCCCGCGCTCCGGCTCGGCTGGCTGGCCGTACCCGGCTGGTTGGCGGACGAGGTCGTCGCCGCCAAGGGACCGCGGGAGATCTGGTCGGGCGTCGTCGATCAGCTCACCCTCGCCGACTTCATCACCTGCGGCGCCTACGACCGGCATCTGCGCCGGATGCGGAAGGTCTACCGGCACCGTCGCGACCTGCTCACGACCACCCTCGCCGAACGCGCCCCGCACATCACGGTCAGCGGAATCGCCGCGGGGCTGCACGCCGTGCTCGAACTGCCCGCAGGTACCGAGGAAGCCGCACTGCGCGCCGCACGGCGTCAGGGGCTCGCTCTCGACGGCCTCGCCGCTTATCCGCATCCGGACAGCGCGATGCCCCGGCGCGAGGGTTTGGTCATCGGGTACGGCACCCCCTCCGAACACGCCTTCGGTGCCGCACTGGACGCCCTTTGTCTCACCTTGCCCGACCGGTGA
- a CDS encoding MoaF C-terminal domain-containing protein — translation MPEAPEEQWRTYDEFAAGIATYRLPNADLSGRELTVTLDDGKTLALRFEDAETVTCNGIKDPYDAVAVREDVFFVNLPHISVEGEALTVVFSTTTHRALAVRSVIGAEDVEGVPRVSQTFWSGTTGAGTPTGEVPGPSRDLIGKRNIYRYSPEHLYEHVYVSSQRYAWQCLEGVQRGHGDMDLSTVWKFQDGLYLFCFREFRIAVASVWLHDLGYALKTTGVFLGLTGDGRSEHSRAGGHIYPLGAVDYPDAQPV, via the coding sequence ATGCCCGAAGCACCCGAGGAACAGTGGCGCACCTATGACGAGTTCGCCGCCGGAATAGCCACCTACCGCCTGCCGAACGCGGACCTGTCGGGACGCGAGCTCACCGTCACCCTCGACGACGGAAAGACGCTCGCGCTGCGATTCGAGGACGCTGAAACCGTCACCTGCAACGGAATCAAGGATCCGTACGACGCGGTCGCCGTCCGGGAAGACGTTTTCTTCGTCAATCTCCCACACATCAGCGTGGAAGGTGAAGCGCTCACCGTCGTCTTTTCCACGACGACGCATCGCGCGCTCGCCGTGCGCTCGGTCATCGGCGCCGAGGACGTCGAAGGCGTTCCCCGTGTCTCGCAGACGTTCTGGTCCGGCACGACCGGCGCGGGCACGCCGACCGGCGAGGTACCGGGTCCGTCGCGCGACCTGATCGGCAAGCGCAACATCTACCGCTACAGCCCCGAACACCTCTACGAGCACGTGTACGTGTCCTCGCAACGCTATGCCTGGCAATGCCTCGAAGGTGTGCAGCGCGGTCACGGGGACATGGACTTGTCGACGGTGTGGAAGTTCCAGGACGGGCTCTACCTGTTCTGTTTCCGCGAATTCCGCATCGCCGTGGCCAGCGTGTGGTTGCACGACCTCGGCTACGCGCTGAAGACCACCGGCGTCTTCCTCGGCCTGACCGGCGACGGCCGGTCGGAACACTCCCGCGCGGGCGGGCACATCTACCCACTCGGCGCCGTCGACTATCCCGACGCGCAACCGGTCTAA
- a CDS encoding ABC transporter permease subunit — MRLAERGIPFAVAIVAIAVGYGLSVGLDGYFVYLGMSAVVAGISLLGLGVVTGSAGMISLCQLTFGAVGAWTVSALNEAQAPGGFLTWLVLGGLAAGVVGVLVGLPALRLRGINLAVVTLGLAAAADLALVQLQFPGVSGGISVERPDAFSDDRAYFQLAVVVLVLCCLAVHFLRRGRWGSAWQAVAFSERGTAAAGTSVRTSKLTAFAVSATLGGISGGLLTGQVGLAFPASFTAIQSLALYVLAIMSGAHLIDMAVFGAVLWVGVPELLKRWGIPQDWGFVVFGVLGVQALAGGGNLGTTVRQVWYRRARKEPAKLDLAAGTSAVEPVSPGPPVLTVRGLSVNFGHVAALSSVDISVPEHGVLGVIGPNGAGKSTLVDAISGFLPNAEGQVELGGSPLTGSPSNRARAGLRRTFQQDRVPPGLTVGAYLKFLARRRLTADEIGEALDFFGCPAARTPLSQVDVGARRLVEVVGHLLARPRVLLLDEPAAGLPHEEHVAFGERLRQVPARFGVSVLLIEHDLDLVRSVCDTITVLDFGRVLASGPQAEVLADPAVLKAYMGETEML, encoded by the coding sequence ATGCGGCTCGCTGAACGCGGGATTCCGTTCGCGGTCGCCATCGTGGCGATCGCCGTGGGGTACGGCCTGAGCGTCGGGCTCGACGGGTACTTCGTCTACCTCGGCATGAGCGCCGTCGTCGCCGGGATCTCCCTGCTCGGGCTCGGCGTGGTCACCGGCAGCGCGGGCATGATCTCCCTGTGCCAGCTGACCTTCGGCGCCGTCGGCGCCTGGACGGTGTCGGCCTTGAACGAGGCGCAGGCGCCCGGCGGGTTCCTCACCTGGCTGGTGCTCGGCGGTCTCGCCGCCGGGGTGGTCGGAGTGCTCGTCGGACTGCCGGCGCTGCGGCTGCGCGGGATCAACCTCGCCGTCGTCACGCTGGGGCTCGCCGCGGCGGCCGACCTCGCGCTGGTCCAGCTCCAGTTCCCCGGCGTCTCCGGCGGGATCTCGGTCGAACGGCCGGACGCCTTCTCCGACGACCGGGCCTACTTCCAGCTCGCCGTCGTGGTGCTGGTGCTCTGCTGCCTCGCCGTGCACTTCCTGCGCCGCGGGCGCTGGGGCAGCGCCTGGCAGGCGGTGGCGTTCTCCGAACGCGGCACGGCCGCCGCCGGGACGAGCGTGCGAACGTCGAAGCTGACCGCGTTCGCGGTGAGCGCCACCCTCGGCGGGATCAGCGGCGGCCTGCTCACCGGGCAGGTCGGGCTCGCCTTCCCGGCCAGTTTCACCGCGATCCAGTCGCTGGCGCTGTACGTGCTGGCGATCATGTCGGGCGCGCACCTGATCGACATGGCCGTGTTCGGCGCGGTGCTGTGGGTCGGGGTGCCTGAACTGCTGAAACGCTGGGGAATCCCGCAGGACTGGGGTTTCGTGGTGTTCGGCGTGCTCGGGGTCCAGGCGCTGGCCGGCGGCGGGAACCTGGGCACCACGGTGCGCCAGGTGTGGTACCGGCGCGCCAGGAAGGAACCGGCGAAACTCGATCTCGCGGCCGGGACGAGCGCGGTGGAACCGGTCTCACCTGGTCCACCGGTGCTCACCGTACGCGGGCTGAGCGTGAACTTCGGCCACGTGGCCGCACTGTCCTCAGTGGACATATCGGTCCCGGAACACGGGGTGCTCGGCGTCATCGGGCCGAACGGTGCGGGGAAGTCGACGCTGGTCGACGCGATCAGCGGCTTCCTGCCGAACGCCGAGGGCCAGGTGGAGCTCGGCGGCAGCCCGCTGACCGGGTCGCCGTCGAACCGGGCCCGCGCCGGGTTGCGCCGGACGTTCCAGCAGGATCGCGTCCCGCCGGGGCTGACGGTCGGGGCGTACCTCAAGTTCCTCGCCAGGCGGCGGCTCACCGCCGACGAGATCGGCGAGGCGCTGGACTTCTTCGGCTGCCCGGCCGCCCGCACTCCGCTGTCGCAAGTGGACGTCGGCGCGCGCAGGCTGGTCGAGGTCGTCGGGCATCTGCTGGCGCGGCCGCGTGTACTGCTGCTCGACGAGCCCGCCGCGGGACTTCCGCACGAGGAACACGTCGCCTTCGGGGAACGGCTGCGGCAGGTCCCCGCGCGGTTCGGGGTGTCGGTGCTGCTCATCGAGCACGACCTCGACCTGGTGCGCTCGGTCTGCGACACGATCACCGTCCTGGACTTCGGCCGCGTGCTGGCCTCCGGTCCGCAGGCCGAAGTGCTCGCCGATCCCGCCGTGCTCAAGGCGTACATGGGTGAAACGGAGATGCTGTGA